A genomic segment from Thermotoga neapolitana DSM 4359 encodes:
- a CDS encoding carbohydrate binding domain-containing protein, with translation MKKLVLVLLLFPVFILAQNILHNGSFDAPILIAGVDIEPPAADGSINTQNNWVFFTNSNGEGEARVENGVLVVEITNGGDHTWSVQIIQSPIRVEKLHKYRVFFKAKASVQRNIGVKIGGTAGRGWAAYNPGTDESGGMVFELGTDWKTYEFEFVMRQETDENARFEFQLGKSTGTVWIDTVWIDDVVMEDVGTLEVSGEENEIYTEEDEDKVEDWQLVWSQEFDDGVIDPNVWNFEIGNGHAKGIPGWGNAELEYYTDKNAFVENGCLVIEARKEQVSDEYGTYDYTSARMTTEGKFEIKYGKIEIRAKLPKGKGIWPALWMLGNNIGEVGWPTCGEIDIMEMLGHDTRTVYGTAHGPGYSGGASIGVAYHLPEGVPDFSEDFHVFSIEWDEDEVEWYVDGQLYHVLSKDELAELGLEWVFDHPFFLILNVAVGGYWPGYPDETTQFPQRMYIDYIRVYKDMNPETITGEVDDCEYEQSQQQTGPEVTYEQINNGTFDEPIVNDQANNPDEWFIWQAGDYGISGARVSDYGVTDGYAYITIEDSGTDTWHIQFNQWIGLYKGKTYTISFRAKADTPRPINVKILQNHDPWINYFAQTVNLTTEWQTFTFTYTHPDDADEVVQISFELGKEAPTTIYFDDVSVSPQ, from the coding sequence ATGAAAAAACTGGTTCTTGTTCTTTTGCTATTTCCTGTTTTCATCCTGGCTCAGAATATTTTACACAATGGCTCCTTCGACGCTCCCATTCTCATCGCTGGTGTCGATATCGAACCACCTGCAGCAGACGGTTCTATAAACACGCAGAACAACTGGGTGTTTTTCACCAATTCGAACGGTGAGGGCGAAGCAAGGGTGGAAAATGGCGTTCTCGTGGTTGAAATAACAAACGGAGGAGACCACACCTGGTCTGTTCAGATAATCCAGTCCCCCATACGTGTTGAGAAACTCCACAAGTACAGAGTTTTTTTCAAGGCAAAGGCCTCCGTTCAGAGAAACATAGGAGTGAAAATAGGAGGAACGGCAGGAAGGGGCTGGGCAGCTTACAATCCCGGAACGGATGAGTCGGGAGGTATGGTTTTTGAACTTGGAACAGACTGGAAGACGTACGAGTTCGAATTTGTCATGAGACAGGAAACGGATGAAAACGCACGCTTTGAGTTCCAGCTTGGAAAGTCAACGGGGACGGTCTGGATAGACACGGTCTGGATAGACGACGTAGTGATGGAAGATGTGGGAACGCTGGAAGTCAGTGGTGAGGAAAACGAGATCTACACCGAGGAGGATGAGGACAAGGTGGAAGACTGGCAACTTGTCTGGAGTCAGGAGTTCGATGATGGAGTTATCGATCCAAACGTATGGAACTTTGAGATAGGAAACGGCCATGCAAAGGGCATACCTGGCTGGGGAAACGCAGAACTCGAGTATTACACCGACAAAAACGCATTCGTTGAAAACGGCTGCCTCGTGATAGAAGCAAGGAAAGAACAGGTATCCGATGAGTACGGAACCTACGACTACACATCCGCAAGGATGACCACTGAAGGTAAATTCGAAATAAAGTACGGAAAGATCGAGATAAGGGCGAAGCTTCCCAAAGGAAAGGGCATCTGGCCGGCTCTCTGGATGCTTGGAAACAACATCGGTGAAGTTGGATGGCCCACCTGTGGTGAGATCGACATCATGGAGATGCTGGGGCACGACACAAGAACCGTTTACGGAACAGCGCACGGTCCAGGGTATTCTGGCGGTGCAAGTATAGGTGTGGCTTATCATCTTCCCGAAGGAGTTCCTGACTTCTCAGAAGACTTCCACGTCTTCTCCATCGAGTGGGACGAAGACGAAGTGGAATGGTATGTAGATGGCCAGCTGTATCACGTTCTCAGCAAGGACGAACTTGCCGAACTTGGACTCGAATGGGTCTTCGATCACCCGTTCTTCCTCATACTGAACGTTGCGGTGGGAGGTTACTGGCCGGGCTATCCTGACGAAACAACGCAGTTTCCACAGAGAATGTACATCGATTACATCAGAGTTTACAAAGATATGAATCCAGAAACTATCACAGGAGAAGTGGACGATTGTGAGTACGAACAGTCTCAGCAGCAAACAGGGCCCGAAGTGACCTATGAACAGATAAACAACGGCACATTCGATGAACCGATAGTGAACGATCAGGCCAACAACCCGGATGAGTGGTTCATATGGCAGGCCGGTGACTATGGAATCAGCGGTGCCAGAGTTTCTGACTACGGTGTCACAGATGGCTACGCGTACATCACGATAGAGGACTCCGGAACAGATACCTGGCACATACAGTTCAACCAGTGGATAGGCCTCTACAAAGGAAAGACCTACACCATTTCTTTCAGGGCTAAAGCAGATACACCAAGACCGATAAACGTGAAGATCCTTCAGAATCACGATCCATGGATCAACTACTTTGCGCAGACAGTCAATCTCACAACAGAATGGCAGACGTTTACGTTCACCTACACACATCCAGACGATGCGGACGAGGTTGTTCAGATCAGTTTCGAACTTGGAAAAGAGGCTCCAACCACGATTTACTTCGACGATGTTTCGGTGAGCCCTCAATGA
- a CDS encoding ABC transporter permease — protein sequence MFLTMVKPLFKNKKFIIGLSVFLFFLLLGILGPVFYRVDPTEMTWDYEQPPSATHPLGTDTYGRDVLAQLLHGIRSSLYIGFLAAIISLVIGTVIGSLSAVKRGIVDDTLMAITNIVLTTPSILIAILIASYLKVRSVEMVAIILGLFQWPWFARAIRAQLMSVMSREYVYLSIMAGYSDLRLVIEDLIPTIATYAFMSFVLFINGGIMGEAGLSLIGLGPTQGISLGIMLQWAVLMEAVRRGLWWWFVPPGLAIVAVTASLLVISTAMDEVFNPRLREE from the coding sequence ATGTTTTTGACGATGGTCAAGCCGCTTTTTAAGAACAAAAAATTCATAATAGGTCTGTCTGTTTTTCTGTTTTTCTTGCTTCTTGGAATACTGGGACCGGTGTTTTACAGAGTGGACCCCACCGAGATGACATGGGACTATGAGCAACCTCCTTCCGCAACTCATCCGCTTGGAACGGACACATATGGAAGAGATGTCCTTGCTCAGTTGCTCCATGGAATTCGGTCTTCTCTTTACATCGGTTTCCTTGCGGCGATCATCTCACTCGTGATAGGAACGGTCATAGGCAGTCTCTCGGCGGTGAAGAGAGGTATAGTGGATGACACTCTGATGGCGATAACCAACATCGTGCTCACAACACCGTCTATCCTGATAGCCATTCTGATAGCCAGTTACTTGAAGGTAAGAAGTGTGGAGATGGTTGCGATCATACTGGGGCTTTTCCAGTGGCCATGGTTTGCAAGGGCCATAAGAGCACAACTCATGAGTGTGATGTCGAGAGAGTACGTTTACCTCTCCATAATGGCAGGCTACTCTGACCTCAGACTCGTGATAGAAGACCTCATACCCACCATAGCAACGTACGCTTTCATGTCGTTTGTTCTGTTCATAAACGGAGGAATCATGGGAGAGGCTGGTCTGAGTTTGATCGGGCTTGGTCCAACTCAGGGAATTTCCCTTGGCATCATGCTTCAGTGGGCGGTTCTCATGGAGGCGGTGAGAAGGGGTCTCTGGTGGTGGTTTGTTCCACCTGGATTGGCCATCGTGGCAGTCACCGCTTCTTTGCTCGTGATCAGTACTGCAATGGATGAAGTCTTCAACCCACGTTTGAGGGAGGAATGA
- a CDS encoding ABC transporter permease, with protein sequence MGSKSMLKYLLRRFIFLLITYIVATTIVFILPRVIPGNPLSQILSNLSRVAQANPEAIRAAEKTLMEEFGFGKPWYVQYFEFITKALRGDLGTSITFYPRKVIDLIIPVIPWTLALLLPATVVAWILGNSLGALAAYKRNTWIDKGVLTTSLIVSQIPYYWLGMIFIFFFGVKLGWLPVQGAYSQGTIPNLSWSFFIDVLKHYIMPFASIVVSAMGGWAIGMRLMVIYELGSDYAMFSEYLGMKDKRIFRYVFRNSLLPQVTGLALSLGGVLGGSLITEIVFNYPGTGYLLFRALTTLDYPLIQGIFVILIASIYLANFVVDFVYALIDPRIRLGQEA encoded by the coding sequence ATGGGATCTAAGTCTATGCTCAAGTACCTTTTAAGGCGTTTCATATTCCTTCTGATCACTTACATAGTCGCAACGACAATCGTTTTCATCCTTCCAAGGGTCATACCTGGAAATCCTCTTTCCCAGATTCTTTCCAACCTCTCAAGGGTGGCTCAGGCAAATCCAGAGGCCATAAGGGCAGCCGAAAAGACGTTGATGGAAGAGTTTGGGTTCGGAAAACCCTGGTATGTCCAATACTTTGAATTCATCACTAAGGCACTTCGAGGAGATCTCGGAACATCCATAACTTTCTACCCCAGGAAAGTGATCGATCTGATCATACCGGTTATTCCATGGACACTTGCTCTTCTTCTTCCGGCGACGGTTGTCGCGTGGATTCTGGGAAACAGTCTAGGTGCTCTGGCGGCTTATAAGAGAAACACATGGATAGACAAAGGAGTGCTCACCACGTCTCTCATCGTCTCTCAGATTCCGTACTACTGGCTTGGAATGATTTTCATCTTCTTTTTCGGTGTAAAGCTTGGATGGCTTCCTGTTCAGGGTGCTTATTCTCAAGGAACGATACCAAATCTCAGCTGGTCGTTCTTCATAGATGTTTTGAAGCATTACATCATGCCCTTTGCGTCCATCGTTGTTTCTGCCATGGGTGGATGGGCGATAGGTATGAGACTCATGGTTATCTACGAATTGGGAAGCGATTATGCGATGTTTTCCGAGTATCTTGGTATGAAGGATAAAAGAATATTCAGGTACGTTTTCAGAAATTCACTTCTTCCGCAAGTTACAGGACTCGCTTTGAGTTTAGGAGGAGTTCTCGGTGGTTCTTTGATCACAGAAATAGTTTTCAATTACCCCGGAACGGGGTATCTTTTGTTCAGAGCGTTGACCACCCTCGATTATCCTCTGATACAGGGAATCTTCGTGATTTTGATAGCGTCCATTTACCTTGCCAACTTTGTGGTCGATTTTGTTTATGCCTTGATAGATCCAAGAATAAGACTGGGACAGGAGGCATGA
- a CDS encoding beta-glucosidase has translation MEKVNEILSQLTLEEKVKLVVGVGLPGLFGNPHSRVAGAAGETHPVPRVGLPAFVLADGPAGLRINPTRENDENTYYTTAFPVEIMLASTWNRELLEEVGKAMGEEVREYGVDVLLAPAMNIHRNPLCGRNFEYYSEDPVLSGEMASSFVKGVQSQGVGACIKHFVANNQETNRMVVDTIVSERALREIYLRGFEIAVKKSKPWSVMSAYNKLNGKYCSQNEWLLKKVLREEWGFEGFVMSDWYAGDNPVEQLKAGNDLIMPGKAYQVNTERRDEIEEIMEALKEGKLSEEVLDECVRNILKVLVNAPSFKNYRYSNKPDLEKHAKVAYEAGAEGVVLLRNEEALPLSENSKIALFGTGQIETIKGGTGSGDTHPRYAISILEGIKERGLNFDEELAKTYEDYIKKMRETEEYKPRRDSWGTIIKPKLPENFLSEKEIHKLAKKNDVAVIVISRISGEGYDRKPVKGDFYLSDDETDLIKTVSREFHEQGKKVIVLLNIGSPVEVVSWRDLVDGILLVWQAGQETGRIVADVLTGRINPSGKLPTTFPRDYSDVPSWTFPGEPKDNPQKVVYEEDIYVGYRYYDTFGVEPAYEFGYGLSYTTFEYSDLNVSFDGETLRVQYRIENTGGRAGKEVSQVYIKAPKGKIDKPFQELKAFHKTRLLNPGESEEVVLEIPVRDLASFNGEEWVVEAGEYEVRVGASSRNIKLKGTFSVGEERRFKP, from the coding sequence ATGGAAAAGGTGAATGAAATCCTGTCTCAACTCACTCTGGAAGAAAAAGTGAAACTTGTAGTGGGGGTAGGACTTCCGGGGTTGTTTGGAAATCCCCATTCCCGGGTGGCGGGTGCCGCTGGAGAGACGCATCCTGTCCCAAGAGTGGGTCTTCCTGCTTTCGTTCTGGCGGATGGCCCAGCAGGACTTAGAATAAATCCTACGAGAGAAAACGATGAGAACACCTATTACACCACCGCTTTTCCTGTTGAGATCATGCTTGCTTCCACCTGGAACAGAGAGCTCCTCGAAGAAGTGGGAAAGGCAATGGGTGAAGAGGTGAGAGAGTACGGTGTGGATGTGCTCCTTGCTCCTGCGATGAACATACACAGAAATCCACTTTGTGGAAGAAACTTTGAATACTACTCGGAAGATCCTGTCCTCTCCGGTGAGATGGCCTCTTCCTTTGTGAAGGGAGTCCAGTCACAGGGAGTTGGTGCGTGTATAAAGCACTTCGTGGCGAACAACCAGGAGACGAACAGAATGGTCGTGGACACGATCGTGTCCGAACGTGCTCTCAGAGAGATATATCTCAGGGGATTCGAGATCGCTGTGAAGAAATCAAAACCGTGGAGCGTGATGAGTGCTTACAACAAACTCAATGGGAAGTACTGCTCGCAGAACGAGTGGCTCCTGAAGAAGGTTCTCAGGGAAGAATGGGGTTTCGAAGGTTTCGTTATGAGCGACTGGTACGCTGGAGACAATCCGGTAGAACAGCTCAAAGCAGGTAACGATCTCATCATGCCTGGAAAGGCCTACCAGGTGAACACAGAACGAAGAGACGAAATAGAAGAGATCATGGAGGCCCTGAAAGAAGGAAAACTCAGCGAAGAAGTTCTCGATGAATGTGTAAGAAACATCTTGAAAGTCCTTGTGAACGCACCTTCTTTCAAAAACTACAGATACTCCAACAAACCCGATCTTGAGAAGCACGCAAAGGTTGCTTATGAAGCAGGAGCAGAAGGTGTTGTCCTTTTGAGGAACGAAGAGGCTCTTCCTCTTTCTGAAAACTCGAAAATAGCCCTCTTTGGAACGGGCCAGATCGAAACGATAAAAGGTGGAACAGGAAGCGGCGACACCCATCCAAGGTACGCTATTTCCATCCTTGAGGGGATAAAAGAAAGGGGTCTGAATTTCGACGAAGAACTCGCAAAAACCTACGAAGACTACATCAAGAAGATGAGAGAAACAGAAGAGTACAAACCAAGAAGGGATTCCTGGGGAACGATCATAAAACCAAAACTTCCAGAAAACTTCCTTTCGGAGAAGGAAATACACAAACTGGCGAAAAAGAACGACGTGGCGGTCATCGTGATCAGCAGGATTTCCGGAGAAGGCTATGACAGAAAGCCGGTGAAGGGAGACTTTTACCTTTCTGACGATGAGACTGATCTCATAAAGACTGTCTCCAGAGAGTTCCATGAACAGGGCAAGAAAGTGATCGTTCTTCTCAACATAGGAAGTCCTGTTGAGGTTGTTAGCTGGAGAGATCTGGTGGATGGGATTCTCCTTGTGTGGCAGGCAGGGCAGGAAACCGGCAGGATCGTTGCCGATGTTCTCACTGGAAGGATCAATCCATCTGGAAAACTTCCAACCACCTTTCCGAGAGACTACTCTGATGTACCCTCCTGGACCTTTCCTGGAGAGCCAAAGGACAATCCACAGAAGGTGGTCTACGAAGAGGACATCTACGTGGGATACAGGTACTACGACACCTTCGGTGTGGAGCCGGCGTACGAGTTCGGATACGGCCTTTCTTACACGACCTTTGAGTACAGTGACCTGAACGTTTCGTTCGACGGTGAAACACTCAGAGTTCAGTACAGAATAGAAAACACGGGCGGTCGTGCAGGAAAGGAAGTCTCGCAGGTTTACATCAAGGCACCGAAAGGAAAAATCGACAAACCCTTCCAGGAACTCAAGGCGTTTCACAAAACCAGACTTTTGAATCCTGGAGAGTCTGAAGAAGTGGTGCTTGAGATACCTGTCAGAGATCTTGCAAGTTTCAACGGTGAAGAATGGGTTGTCGAAGCGGGTGAATACGAAGTAAGGGTTGGTGCGTCTTCGAGGAACATAAAACTTAAAGGAACGTTTTCCGTCGGTGAGGAGAGAAGATTCAAACCGTGA
- a CDS encoding ABC transporter ATP-binding protein: MKEVLLKAENVRAYYKLEKASVKAVDGVSFEILEDEVIGVVGESGCGKTTLSNVIFMNMVKPLTLVDGKIFLKVNGKFEEISSMTRDEVKKRFWGKEITIIPQAAMNALMPTIKMEKYVRHLAESHGIDEHELLEKAKRRFEEVGLKPMWLKRYPFELSGGMRQRAVIAIATILNPSLLIADEPTSALDVVNQKVLLKVLMQMKRQGIVKSIIFITHDIATVRQIADRMIIMYAGKIVEFSPVESILEKPLHPYTQGLFNSVLTPEPEVKKRGITTIPGAPPNLINPPSGCRFHPRCPHVMDICKEKEPPLTEIEPSRRVACWLYTEERA; encoded by the coding sequence ATGAAGGAAGTGCTTTTAAAAGCGGAAAATGTGAGGGCTTACTATAAATTGGAGAAGGCTTCTGTCAAGGCCGTAGATGGGGTTTCCTTCGAGATACTGGAAGACGAGGTCATAGGAGTTGTCGGAGAGTCAGGATGCGGTAAGACGACCCTTTCGAACGTGATCTTCATGAACATGGTGAAACCCTTGACGCTAGTTGATGGAAAGATATTTTTGAAGGTGAACGGAAAATTCGAAGAAATCTCATCGATGACAAGGGACGAGGTGAAAAAGAGATTCTGGGGAAAAGAGATCACGATAATTCCCCAGGCTGCCATGAACGCGCTGATGCCGACGATCAAAATGGAAAAGTACGTAAGACACCTTGCCGAATCTCACGGTATAGACGAGCACGAACTTCTTGAGAAGGCGAAGAGAAGGTTCGAAGAAGTAGGATTGAAACCCATGTGGCTCAAAAGGTACCCGTTTGAACTCAGTGGAGGAATGAGGCAAAGGGCCGTGATAGCGATCGCAACAATTTTGAATCCCAGCCTACTCATAGCGGACGAACCAACTTCTGCTCTGGACGTGGTCAACCAGAAGGTCCTTCTGAAAGTCCTGATGCAGATGAAGCGACAGGGAATTGTGAAGAGCATCATATTCATCACACACGACATAGCAACTGTAAGACAGATTGCAGACAGGATGATCATCATGTACGCTGGAAAGATCGTGGAGTTTTCCCCGGTGGAGTCCATACTGGAAAAACCGCTTCACCCCTACACTCAGGGGCTCTTCAACTCCGTCTTGACACCGGAACCAGAGGTCAAAAAGAGAGGAATCACTACCATTCCTGGAGCACCTCCGAACCTTATAAACCCACCTTCTGGATGCAGGTTCCATCCAAGGTGTCCACATGTGATGGATATATGTAAGGAGAAGGAACCACCACTGACAGAAATAGAACCTTCACGGAGAGTGGCATGTTGGCTTTACACGGAGGAGAGAGCATGA
- a CDS encoding methyl-accepting chemotaxis protein, with amino-acid sequence MNIRARIVFIMIVVLLSFVLSALLIQRNTSNLLVNSAKEYMEKSVVSLSKYVSQRLNEVQKNLKTLLGSSLIGGYTIASNLQTVLQGATDTASLGLVIDEMSESAYLVLPEKIEEKNYSEYEKYLKLLKESNRTSLVLAEKIGESPMLLFMEGITTFGTEPSGALALGVSLSENSNLWKTVVEEGKASKSGYGILVSGDGKVLIHKDMKNFMKDVKELGGFEKAFSEAKSGGERYVEYEENGEKKYTVWAKVPGYDFYIFSTGYLNELLSEGRKATFGTIVTYVVFGGVIFGVLFFSMMPVVRRMKQQVERVKRFGEGDLTVEFEAKGKDELTQVEQSLKEAVSSLKEMIKNIIEASNELSRASEEIKALSEESHRSAENLHEEAKRILDEANNMSSALTEVTSGVEEVAASAQNISKITQDLTERSEAVTKAAREGTESVEGVSRVIEKLKGSTEKQRNYLKELVESAKTIGEIVNTISSIAEQTNLLALNAAIEAARAGEAGRGFAVVADEIRKLAEESQKATEDIAKMLSSLRGTIGHVEEGSKEVFESVDEIAVKGEEITKRFKEILGRIEEINSMIENTAATAQEQGAAAEEMASAMDNVTKVVEGVVESLSRMESLIENQTTSSARVSEAAERLLKISGALSGLVSRFRVG; translated from the coding sequence GTGAACATAAGAGCAAGGATTGTCTTCATAATGATCGTAGTTCTTTTGTCTTTTGTGTTGAGTGCTCTTTTGATCCAGAGGAACACCTCGAATCTTCTTGTAAACAGTGCAAAGGAGTACATGGAGAAGTCCGTGGTGTCTCTTTCAAAGTATGTTTCTCAAAGGTTGAATGAGGTTCAGAAGAATTTGAAAACCCTTCTTGGAAGTTCCCTCATAGGTGGTTATACGATCGCGTCGAACCTTCAAACCGTTCTTCAGGGGGCTACTGATACAGCTTCTTTGGGTCTTGTGATCGATGAAATGAGTGAATCTGCCTATCTCGTCTTGCCCGAGAAGATAGAAGAGAAGAACTATTCAGAATACGAGAAATATCTGAAACTTCTGAAAGAGAGCAACCGAACATCGCTTGTTCTGGCAGAGAAAATCGGGGAAAGTCCGATGCTGCTGTTCATGGAGGGTATCACCACTTTTGGAACGGAGCCATCGGGAGCACTCGCTCTTGGAGTATCCCTTTCTGAAAATTCAAATCTCTGGAAAACCGTAGTAGAAGAGGGGAAAGCGAGCAAAAGCGGCTACGGCATACTGGTATCCGGTGATGGGAAAGTATTGATACACAAAGACATGAAAAACTTCATGAAAGACGTGAAAGAACTTGGTGGATTTGAGAAAGCTTTCAGTGAAGCAAAGAGTGGAGGAGAAAGGTACGTGGAGTACGAAGAAAACGGAGAAAAGAAATACACCGTATGGGCGAAAGTGCCAGGATACGACTTTTACATCTTCTCGACAGGATACCTCAACGAACTTCTTTCAGAAGGAAGGAAAGCGACCTTTGGAACGATAGTGACGTACGTGGTATTTGGAGGCGTGATCTTTGGGGTGTTGTTCTTCTCGATGATGCCTGTAGTGAGAAGGATGAAACAGCAGGTAGAGAGAGTGAAGAGATTTGGAGAAGGGGACCTGACGGTAGAATTTGAAGCGAAAGGAAAAGACGAACTGACACAGGTAGAACAGAGCCTGAAAGAAGCAGTATCCTCACTGAAAGAGATGATCAAAAACATCATAGAGGCATCAAACGAGTTGAGCAGGGCATCAGAAGAGATAAAGGCCCTCTCAGAAGAGAGCCACAGATCGGCAGAGAACCTCCACGAAGAGGCAAAGAGGATACTGGATGAGGCGAACAACATGAGCAGTGCACTCACAGAAGTGACAAGTGGAGTAGAAGAAGTAGCGGCGAGTGCACAGAACATCTCGAAGATCACCCAGGATCTGACGGAAAGGTCAGAGGCGGTGACGAAAGCGGCAAGAGAAGGAACAGAGAGCGTAGAAGGGGTAAGCCGTGTCATAGAGAAACTGAAAGGGTCAACAGAGAAACAGAGAAACTACCTGAAGGAACTTGTGGAGTCAGCCAAGACCATAGGGGAGATAGTGAACACGATCAGCTCGATAGCAGAGCAGACGAATCTACTTGCACTGAACGCAGCGATAGAGGCGGCAAGGGCAGGAGAGGCAGGAAGGGGCTTTGCGGTGGTTGCGGATGAGATCAGAAAACTTGCAGAAGAGAGCCAGAAAGCGACAGAAGACATAGCGAAGATGCTGAGCAGTCTGAGGGGGACGATAGGGCACGTGGAAGAAGGGTCGAAAGAGGTCTTTGAGAGTGTGGACGAGATAGCGGTGAAGGGAGAAGAGATCACAAAGAGGTTCAAAGAGATCCTTGGAAGGATAGAAGAGATCAACAGCATGATAGAGAACACGGCAGCAACAGCTCAGGAGCAGGGGGCTGCAGCAGAGGAGATGGCAAGTGCGATGGACAACGTCACCAAGGTGGTGGAAGGTGTCGTGGAGAGTCTCTCAAGAATGGAGTCCCTCATAGAAAACCAGACCACCTCCTCTGCTAGGGTGAGTGAGGCGGCAGAGAGACTTTTGAAAATATCCGGGGCACTTTCTGGACTGGTATCAAGATTCAGAGTGGGGTGA
- a CDS encoding ABC transporter ATP-binding protein, which produces MGFFSKRRVEAVKNVSFEVKEKEIVSLVGESGSGKTTTAKMILRLLPPTSGEIRFEGKDIWRDLKDKESLVEFRRKVHAVFQDPFASYNPFYPVERTLWQAINLLENKPSNKKEALELIKESLFRVGIDPKDVLGKYPHQISGGQKQRIMIARCWILRPLLIVADEPTSMIDASSRGGIIKLLEELREEQGTSIIFITHDLGLAYYVSDNIFVMKDGEIVERGHPDKVVLEPSHEYTKVLVGSIPKLYRKLEDL; this is translated from the coding sequence TTGGGTTTTTTTTCAAAACGTCGTGTAGAAGCGGTGAAAAACGTCTCCTTCGAGGTGAAAGAAAAGGAAATAGTGTCCCTTGTTGGAGAAAGTGGATCCGGAAAGACAACAACTGCGAAGATGATTTTGAGGCTCCTTCCTCCCACATCTGGAGAAATACGGTTCGAGGGAAAAGACATCTGGAGGGATCTCAAAGATAAAGAATCGCTCGTTGAGTTCAGAAGAAAGGTCCATGCTGTGTTTCAGGATCCGTTTGCAAGTTACAATCCTTTCTACCCGGTCGAGAGAACCCTCTGGCAGGCGATAAACCTTCTGGAAAACAAACCTTCCAATAAAAAAGAAGCCCTTGAACTCATCAAGGAGTCTCTGTTCAGAGTGGGAATCGATCCAAAGGATGTCCTTGGAAAATATCCTCATCAGATCTCAGGTGGGCAGAAGCAGAGAATAATGATCGCAAGATGCTGGATCTTGAGGCCTCTCCTGATTGTCGCAGACGAACCCACATCCATGATAGACGCGTCTTCCAGAGGAGGTATCATAAAACTCCTCGAAGAACTCAGAGAGGAACAGGGAACTTCTATAATATTCATCACTCACGATCTCGGGCTTGCTTACTACGTTTCTGACAACATATTCGTTATGAAAGACGGCGAAATCGTTGAAAGAGGTCATCCAGACAAAGTGGTGCTGGAACCTTCTCACGAATACACAAAAGTACTCGTGGGTAGTATACCGAAACTCTACAGGAAACTGGAGGACCTGTGA